The nucleotide window TTTTTGTAGAGACATTGGCTCTTTTGCTTTCAAGTTTCCAATTTAATAATTTCTTTTATAATGTATTGATTCTTTTAGAGTTTAATATATTGTTATTTTTATATAAAAATATTTCTGAGGATAGGCTTACAAATAAGGTAATTAAGTTAGGCGTAGTTTTGTATAATGTAGTGTATTTTTGTAGTAGTTTTTTTTATGGAATTTCAATATTTAAAACTAAATTAAATACTATAGCTCCAGTTTTTGGTTCTTTATTCATAGCTGTTACCTTACTTTTATTTCTAAGAGAAATGTTATTGTCAGAGGATATAGTAAATTATAAAAAAAATATTTTTTTTTGGATATCAACAGGCTTACTGCTTTATTATTTAGGAACACTTCCTTTAACAGCTATATTTAATTTTATGAAAGAAGGGAGTAATTTTTTTGAGTTATATAGAATTCAACATGTTTTAACTATAATAATGCATAGTTGTTTTATAATTGGTTTATTATGGAGTTGGAACAAGAGCAAGTTATAGTTTTAATATCAACAGTATTAGTTGTTTTTGGAGTGTTGTTTCTGATAATACTATTTACAGTTTTCCAGCGTAGAAAAAATAAATTATTACAAGAAAGAAATAGTATTAAAAAACAGTTTGAAAGAGAAATTGCAGAAACACAAATAGAAATACGAGAAGAGACTTTACGTAATATTAGTTGGGAGTTGCATGATAATATTGGGCAACTTTTAACTTTAGCAAAAATACAATTACAGTATGCATCACCTGATAATATGGGTGAAATAACAGAAACAATAACGAAAAGTTTAACGGAAATTAGAGCGCTTTCAAAATCTATAAACCCTGAATTTATAAATAATATAAAATTTATTGATGCCTTACAATTAGAAATTGAACGTTTTAATAGGTTAAATTATATAAATGCTAGATTAACTATTTTAGGTGAAACAAAAGAGATAAATCAAAAGCATGGAATTATAATTTTTAGGGTGTTACAAGAATTTTTCTCTAACACTATTAAGCATTCTAAAGCTACTAGTTTAGATGTGGTTTTAGAATATAGAAACAATGTTTTAGATATTGTAGCTAAAGATAATGGAGTAGGGTTTGAGGTAGAGAAAGTTACCTTAAAAGGTATTGGTTTACAAAATATAAAAGCAAGAATAAAATTGATAAAAGCCAAAGCAACTTTAAAATCTGAGCCTAAAAAAGGTACAACTTTAACAATTAATTACTATTTTTAAGCTTTCCCCAATATCTAAGCAGAAGTCTAAATATAACCCTAACTCTACTATATTATGAAATATTCAGTTGTAGTCGTAGATGACCATACACTATTGTCGCAAGCTATTGAAGGGATGGTGAATACCTTTGATAAGTTTAAAGTTTTATATACTTGTAAAAACGGAAAAGAAGTTTCCGATAAGTTTTTAGGATCGCCTAAAAATATTCCAGATATAGTATTAATGGATGTTAATATGCCAGTAATGAATGGTATAGAAACAACTCATTGGATTGTTGAGAATTATCCTAATGTACATGTAATGGCATTGTCAGTTGAAGATGCTGATGGTACTATCTTAAAAATGTTAAAAGCAGGGGCAGTAGGGTATTTATTAAAGGATACCCAAAAAGGAGTTTTAGAAAAAGCCTTGTTAGAGTTAATGGAGAATGGGTTTTATCATACTAAAGAAGTTACTAATTTATTGTTAGATTCTGTTTCTGGTAAAAATGGACGAAGTACAGTTAGCTTTAAAGAAAATGAATTAAAATTTATGCGTTTAGCTTGCTCTGAATTAACGTATAAGGAAATTGCTGAAAAAATGTTTTTAAGTCCTAAAACAATTGATGGGTATAGAGATAGTTTATTTACTAAATTAGATGTTAGAAATAGAGTGGGCTTGGTAATGTATGCCATAAAAAATAAACTGTATACACCATAAAATAGTACTGTTAGGAAGAAAATATTTCCTAAATTTGCAGCATGGAAGAAACAAATAGACAGCGTAAAATTGCAGGTGTATTGCAACAAGACTTAGTAGATGTTTTACAAAGAGCTGCTCAAGATGGAATGAGAGGGGTAATAATATCTGTATCAAAAGTATCAGTAACTTCAGATTTAGGTGTGGCAAAAGTATACTTAAGTGTATTTCCATCTGACAAAAGAGATGAAATTATTGATGGAGTAAAATCTAACACC belongs to Tenacibaculum sp. MAR_2010_89 and includes:
- the rbfA gene encoding 30S ribosome-binding factor RbfA, translated to MEETNRQRKIAGVLQQDLVDVLQRAAQDGMRGVIISVSKVSVTSDLGVAKVYLSVFPSDKRDEIIDGVKSNTPLIRHEMAQRTKNQLRRMPELLFFGDDSLDYIEEIDKSLKGDDVDPIKNPDVLPKRQKR
- a CDS encoding response regulator transcription factor, producing the protein MMKYSVVVVDDHTLLSQAIEGMVNTFDKFKVLYTCKNGKEVSDKFLGSPKNIPDIVLMDVNMPVMNGIETTHWIVENYPNVHVMALSVEDADGTILKMLKAGAVGYLLKDTQKGVLEKALLELMENGFYHTKEVTNLLLDSVSGKNGRSTVSFKENELKFMRLACSELTYKEIAEKMFLSPKTIDGYRDSLFTKLDVRNRVGLVMYAIKNKLYTP
- a CDS encoding sensor histidine kinase, which encodes MELEQEQVIVLISTVLVVFGVLFLIILFTVFQRRKNKLLQERNSIKKQFEREIAETQIEIREETLRNISWELHDNIGQLLTLAKIQLQYASPDNMGEITETITKSLTEIRALSKSINPEFINNIKFIDALQLEIERFNRLNYINARLTILGETKEINQKHGIIIFRVLQEFFSNTIKHSKATSLDVVLEYRNNVLDIVAKDNGVGFEVEKVTLKGIGLQNIKARIKLIKAKATLKSEPKKGTTLTINYYF